In Mycteria americana isolate JAX WOST 10 ecotype Jacksonville Zoo and Gardens chromosome 5, USCA_MyAme_1.0, whole genome shotgun sequence, one DNA window encodes the following:
- the LOC142410202 gene encoding L-lactate dehydrogenase A chain, whose protein sequence is MSLKDQLIHNVHKQEQGHAHNKISVVGVGAVGMACAISILMKDLADELALVDVVEDKLRGEMLDLQHGSLFLRTPKIVSGKDYSVTAHSKLVIVTAGARQQEGESRLNLVQRNVNIFKFIIPNVVKYSPDCKLLIVSNPVDILTYVAWKISGFPKHRVIGSGCNLDSARFRHLMGERLGIHPLSCHGWIVGEHGDSSVPVWSGVNVAGVSLKALHPDLGTDADKEHWKEIHKQVVDSAYEVIKLKGYTSWAIGLSVADLAETIMKNLRRVHPISTIVKGMHGIKEDVFLSVPCVLGNSGITDVVKMILKPEEEDKLRKSADTLWGIQKELQF, encoded by the exons ATGTCTCTCAAGGATCAGCTCATCCACAATGTCCACAAACAGGAGCAGGGTCATGCCCACAATAAGATCAGTGTGGTTGGTGTGGGTGCAGTTGGAATGGCCTGTGCTATCAGCATCCTGATGAAG GACTTAGCTGATGAACTTGCTCTTGTTGATGTTGTGGAAGACAAGCTCAGAGGAGAGATGCTAGATCTCCAGCATGGCAGCCTCTTCCTTAGAACACCAAAGATTGTCTCTGGCAAAG ATTACAGTGTGACTGCACACTCCAAGCTGGTCATTGTCACTGCTGGTGCCCGTCAGCAAGAAGGAGAGAGCCGCCTTAACTTGGTCCAGCGCAACGTGAATATCTTCAAATTCATCATTCCCAATGTTGTTAAATACAGTCCCGACTGCAAGCTGCTTATTGTTTCAAACCCAG TGGATATTTTGACCTATGTGGCCTGGAAGATCAGTGGCTTTCCTAAACACCGTGTTATTGGTAGTGGCTGCAATCTGGATTCTGCCCGTTTCCGCCACCTCATGGGAGAAAGACTGGGCATCCATCCTCTGAGCTGCCATGGCTGGATTGTTGGAGAGCATGGAGATTCCAGTG TACCTGTCTGGAGTGGAGTGAATGTTGCTGGCGTCTCCCTGAAGGCTCTTCATCCAGACTTGGGAACTGATGCAGACAAGGAACACTGGAAGGAGATCCATAAGCAGGTGGTGGACAG TGCCTATGAAGTCATCAAACTGAAGGGGTACACATCATGGGCTATAGGCCTTTCTGTGGCAGATCTAGCTGAAACTATTATGAAGAATTTGAGAAGAGTGCACCCTATCTCTACAATTGTTAAG GGCATGCATGGAATAAAAGAAGACGTCTTCCTAAGTGTTCCTTGTGTACTGGGCAATAGTGGCATCACTGATGTAGTGAAGATGATCCTAAAACCTGAGGAAGAGGACAAATTAAGAAAGAGTGCAGATACACTCTGGGGAATCCAGAAGGAACTACAGTTTTAA